A window of the Henckelia pumila isolate YLH828 chromosome 3, ASM3356847v2, whole genome shotgun sequence genome harbors these coding sequences:
- the LOC140889905 gene encoding uncharacterized protein — MLTLLISGPKQPGNDIDVYLAPLVDDLKCLWEIGVDAYDAYRKEYFSLRAVLLWTINDFPAYGNMSGCVVKGYQACPICGKETYSTRLKHSRKMSYTGHRRFLPRNHPYRRQKKAFNGKQEFNPAPKPLTGLEVLERVDKINYRAGKMSGKLQHKELETKSCWKRKYIFFELEYWKHLHVRHVLDVMHIEKNVCESLIGTLLNVSGKTKDGVAARLDLVEMNVRTDLAPKTEENRTFLPAACFTLSRTEKRKLCNSLFGMKVPKGYSSNVKNLVSMKDLKLVGLKSHDYHTLMQQLFPIAIRDVLPKHVRDTIIRLCGFFNVLCNKVIDVSKLDGLQREIVTLLCMLEKYFPPSFFDIMVHLTVHLVREVKLCGPVWYRQMYPFERFMKILKGYVRNRNRPEGCIAECYVAEEAVEFCSDYMSNVHTIGIPTRHRQLQLTRPLSGAVVYSTSLDELHQAHRYVLENDVDVDPYIEEHMTFLNEKFPNKAKSKKWLQDEHNRAFANWLRDRVGSGVGHSTCQISERLKWIARGPSNQVLKYSSYLIDGVTYHTKECDDRRVVQNSGVSLIAKTMQVASAKDKHPVVSGMIFFGVIQEIWVLDYHKYQVPMFKCNWVENNNGIKVDDLGFTLVNLKRVGFKSDSFILASQAKQVFYIEDPKNPTWHVVLTTPTKEYIEFISENVLENSVIHYQSFTRRFLPMDPLDVDEKDENEPPCIREDCDGTWVDNA; from the exons ATGCTGACTTTATTGATTTCTGGACCCAAACAACCTGGAAATGATATTGACGTTTATTTAGCACCTCTAGTTGATGACTTAAAATGTTTATGGGAGATAGGTGTTGATGCATATGATGCATATCGGAAAGAATATTTCTCGCTCAGAGCTGTCTTACTATGGACAATCAATGATTTTCCTGCTTATGGGAACATGTCAGGTTGTGTTGTGAAAGGATATCAAGCATGCCCTATCTGTGGGAAAGAAACATATTCGACCAGGTTGAAGCATAGTAGAAAAATGTCATATACAGGTCATCGAAGGTTTCTTCCTAGAAATCATCCTTACCGAAGGCAAAAAAAAGCTTTTAATGGGAAACAAGAGTTTAACCCCGCACCAAAACCATTAACTGGGCTTGAAGTGTTGGAAAGAGTTGATAAGATTAACTATCGTGCGGGAAAAATGAGTGGGAAGCTTCAGCACAAGGAGTTGGAAACAAAATCATGTtggaaaagaaaatacatatTCTTTGAACTAGAGTATTGGAAACATCTACATGTTCGACATGTGCTTGATGTGATGCACATTGAAAAAAATGTTTGTGAAAGTCTTATTGGTACGCTACTTAATGTTTCAGGAAAAACAAAGGATGGGGTAGCCGCTAGACTAGACCTTGTGGAGATGAATGTGAGGACTGATTTGGCACCAAAGACGGAGGAGAATAGAACTTTTTTGCCAGCAGCTTGTTTTACACTAAGTAGGACTGAGAAAAGAAAACTTTGCAATTCTTTGTTTGGAATGAAAGTCCCGAAAGGTTACTCCTCCAATGTTAAAAATCTGGTGTCAATGAAGGACTTAAAACTTGTTGGCCTCAAGTCACATGACTACCACACTTTGATGCAACAATTGTTTCCAATCGCCATCCGCGATGTCTTGCCTAAACATGTTAGAGATACTATCATCCGGTTGTGTGGGTTCTTCAATGTTTTATGCAATAAAGTTATAGATGTCTCAAAGTTGGATGGTCTGCAAAGAGAGATTGTTACCCTATTGTGTatgcttgaaaaatattttccaccatcGTTTTTCGATATAATGGTTCATTTAACTGTCCATCTTGTGCGGGAGGTAAAATTGTGTGGACCTGTTTGGTATAGGCAGATGTACCCATTTGAAAGATTCATGAAGATCTTGAAAGGCTATGTGCGAAATCGCAATCGGCCGGAAGGGTGTATAGCCGAATGTTACGTTGCTGAAGAGGCTGTGGAATTTTGCTCCGACTACATGTCTAACGTTCATACAATTGGGATCCCAACAAGGCATCGACAATTACAACTTACTAGGCCTTTATCTGGTGCCGTAGTGTACTCCACTAGCCTTGATGAGTTGCATCAAGCGCATCGCTATGTGTTGGAAAATGATGTTGACGTTGATCCATATATCGA ggaACACATGACATTTCTGAATGAAAAATTTCCCAATAAAGCTAAGTCCAAAAAGTGGTTACAAGATGAGCACAACCGCGCATTTGCTAACTGGTTACGTGACCGT GTTGGAAGTGGTGTTGGTCATTCCACCTGTCAAATATCAGAAAGATTAAAGTGGATAGCCCGTGGACCTAGCAATCAAGTGTTAAAGTACTCTAGCTATCTGATTGATGGGGTAACTTATCATACCAAAGAGTGTGATGATAGACGAGTTGTTCAAAACTCTGGAGTAAGCTTAATTGCAAAAACAATGCAAGTTGCCAGTGCAAAGGATAAACATCCAGTTGTGTCaggcatgattttctttggAGTCATTCAAGAGATATGGGTACTCGATTACCACAAATATCAAGTTCCAATGTTTAAATGTAATTGGGTTGAGAATAATAACGGTATTAAAGTTGATGATCTTGGTTTCACGTTGGTGAACTTGAAAAGAGTTGGATTCAAATCTGACTCTTTTATCTTAGCCAGTCAAGCAAAGCAGGTGTTTTATATTGAAGATCCTAAAAATCCTACATGGCATGTTGTACTTACTACTCCTACCAAGGAGTACATTGAATTCATATCTGAGAATGTGTTGGAAAACTCTGTAATTCATTATCAATCTTTTACTAGAAGATTTCTACCAATGGATCCATTGGATGTTGATGAAAAAGATGAAAATGAACCACCATGCATTCGTGAAGATTGTGATGGAACTTGGGTTGACAATGCATAA
- the LOC140889906 gene encoding uncharacterized protein has protein sequence MDKAWMSKNRLSHEYEVGVDSFLQFAMQNANVPNEIPCPCTRCGNLQMKDVRTIRAHLCSNGMDLTYHTWIWHGERSTVKNPMNDSDQVGPDEHKYFAEETIDMVHDAYDSCAENPSQFHKILEDAEKPLYSGCTKFTKLTALVKLFNLKEKYSWSDKSFTDLLSLLGEMLPDHNELPLSYYDAKKSFSALGMNYVKIHAFPNDCILYRKEFEDLSNCPICGMSRWKLGNNSVVNEGTPAKVLWYFPPIHRFQRLFWNKEVSKELTWHADKRENL, from the coding sequence ATGGACAAAGCTTGGATGTCAAAGAACAGATTATCACATGAATATGAGGTTGGGGTAGACTCTTTTCTGCAATTTGCAATGCAAAATGCCAACGTTCCAAATGAAATACCTTGCCCCTGCACAAGATGTGGTAATCTACAGATGAAAGATGTTCGCACTATAAGGGCACATTTGTGTTCTAATGGCATGGATTTAACATATCATACATGGATTTGGCACGGGGAAAGATCTACGGTCAAGAACCCAATGAATGATAGTGATCAAGTAGGACCAGATGAACACAAATATTTTGCCGAGGAAACTATAGATATGGTACATGATGCATATGATAGCTGTGCTGAGAATCCAAGCCAATTTCATAAGATACTTGAAGATGCCGAGAAACCTTTATACTCTGGATGCACAAAATTTACAAAGTTAACAGCACttgtgaaattatttaatttgaaagaaaaatatagTTGGAGCGATAAAAGTTTCACTGACTTGCTAAGTTTGTTAGGAGAAATGCTTCCTGATCACAATGAATTGCCTTTATCCTACTATGATGCAAAGAAAAGCTTCAGTGCATTAggaatgaattatgtgaaaataCATGCTTTCCCTAATGATTGTATCTTGTACCGGAAAGAGTTTGAGGACTTGTCCAATTGTCCTATTTGCGGTATGTCTAGGTGGAAGTTGGGTAATAATTCTGTGGTGAATGAAGGTACTCCTGCAAAGGTTCTTTGGTACTTCCCACCTATTCATAGATTTCAAAGATTATTTTGGAACAAAGAGGTGTCTAAAGAGTTAACTTGGCATGCTGATAAAAGAGAAAATTTATGA